From a single Rutidosis leptorrhynchoides isolate AG116_Rl617_1_P2 chromosome 5, CSIRO_AGI_Rlap_v1, whole genome shotgun sequence genomic region:
- the LOC139850713 gene encoding uncharacterized protein: MGSKRRSSDSVEIDNQKKVKKNEVENSKSNDVSLNGVKPMERKKKRKALDKEKHKRDDDDDNSPKMVSLEVKEVENRVVGGSSMPEFHIGVFKDLGAVDVAVRAAAAETLVTELQAVQKAYDAMDKMEDVEGGRLKLEAEKDDGLNNCAPSVRYAVRRLIRGVSSSRECARQGFALGLTLLVGSVPSIALDSLLKLIVDLLEVSSSMKGQEIKDCLLGRLFAYGALVRSGKLTLESVCDKSPEIIKEFTTSVISLAAKKRYLQEPAVMVILQLIEKLPVEVVTKQVLEAPSLHEWFESAIESANPDALLLAIKLREKVAADNKSFGKLLPDPYSSKSLFSVIHLSSIANCLKESTFCQPRIHGVWPVLLNILLPDITPQQAELATGLNSVKKHKKNRKSSSVDEDIQKNLQNFWNIIIEGSLLLSSHDRKHLVFDIILLALPKLPVSCVPIVFSFKIVQCLVDILSTKDSWLYKIANDFLSKLSSFDDGKRVAIIMSLQKHSNWKFDSITRTKTVKELTSGFDTESGCMLFIQNVIDSFLDLASATEEQSDQSQTTDDNSEIGSIEEKGFVETHGTLDILRSWVIDSITNVLKRTKLDNEQKFRVQKEILKFLSVQGLFSSSLGTEVTSFDLQEKFRWPKVATSSSLCRICIEQLQLLLANAQKGEGPHAVTSGLEADDLGSYFMRFVSVLHNIPSVSFFRSLNDEDEKVFKNLQAMETHLSTEERNCGMSANANRLHSLRYLLIQLLLQLLLRPGEFSEAASEMIICCKKFFPSPDLIDLDEEPDSSEAPESMDVFVDTLLSLLPQSSAPMRSAIEMVFKYYSDDVTDDGLLRMLKVIKKDLKPARRQETDNDGDDDTDDDDDDDLLDIEEAEDDESDDEAETGDNTGDDDLLEHSEDSEGGIIGKEPRHENLDDDDDSDGGMDDEAMFRMDSYLAQIFKEKRNQAGGETAHSQLLLFKLRVLSLLEIYLHENQGKPLVLKVFSNLEQAFVNPNTTEGSEQLGERICKIIEHEILKAKQYPKGESVQLSILEPLLEKNLKLAAKPFKKKKTAITLSKKKQSASFQRYRKIVNLAQNSTYWILKIIDSRSFSEAELERVFDILKNTLVGYFDGKNSHLKPQFLKEIFRRWSWVPQRFFGFLVDKCSSAKSKFRQVEALDLVLETLKPFVSVNTGGNNKAGKKMVKTHIPELCGLIKELLTNMPEKQAKRAEVRKFCSKIFNIISTLKLSALLLDRLEKDVQSVCETQIGKAFLDLKHQDN; this comes from the exons GACGGAGTTGCAGGCTGTTCAGAAGGCGTATGATGCGATGGACAAGATGGAGGATGTTGAAGGTGGTAGATTGAAGTTGGAAGCAGAGAAAGATGATGGGTTAAATAATTGTGCACCGTCTGTTAGATACGCCGTGAGAAGGCTTATTCGTGGTGTTTCGTCTTCACGAGAG TGTGCAAGACAAGGATTTGCGTTGGGTTTGACTTTGTTGGTTGGGTCGGTCCCTAGTATTGCATTGGACTCACTCCTGAAACTAATTGTTGACTTATTGGAAGTTTCATCTTCTATGAAGGGTCAG GAGATCAAAGATTGTCTTTTAGGTCGTTTGTTTGCTTATGGTGCTCTTGTACGATCGGGAAAACTAACTCTAGAAAGTGTTTGTGATAAGTCCCCGGAGATTATCAAGGAATTTACGACCTCTGTCATTTCGTTGGCTGCCAAGAAACGATACCTTCAGGAGCCTGCTGTTATGGTTATCCTGCAACTGATTGAAAAG TTACCTGTTGAAGTTGTTACGAAGCAAGTGCTTGAAGCTCCAAGTCTTCACGAATGGTTTGAATCCGCCATCGAATCTGCAAATCCCGATGCTTTATTGCTTGCTATTAAGCTCAGAGAAAAAGTAGCAGCTGACAACAAATCGTTCGGAAAGCTCTTGCCTGATCCGTACAGTTCTAAGTCATTGTTTTCCGTCATCCATCTATCCTCTATCGCAAATTGCTTAAAG GAGTCCACATTTTGTCAGCCTCGAATCCATGGTGTATGGCCAGTTTTGTTAAACATTTTATTACCAGATATTACACCTCAGCAGGCTGAGCTGGCAACCGGGTTAAATTCTGTTAAAAAGCACAAAAAGAATCGCAAATCGAGTTCTGTTGATGAAGATATCCAGAAAAATTTAcagaatttttggaatattattatCGAAGGATCACTTCTTTTGTCATCACATGATCGTAAACACTTGGTATTCGATATCATACTTTTGGCCCTACCGAAACTACCCGTATCTTGCGTCCCGATTGTTTTTTCGTTCAAGATCGTCCAGTGTCTAGTCGATATACTCTCGACAAAGGATTCGTGGTTGTATAAAATCGCGAACGATTTTCTTTCGAAATTGTCAAGCTTTGATGACGGTAAACGGGTGGCGATTATTATGTCCTTACAAAAACATAGTAACTGGAAATTTGATTCCATTACAAGGACTAAAACCGTTAAAGAATTAACGTCAGGGTTTGATACTGAATCCGGCTGTATGCTTTTCATTCAAAACGTGATAGACTCGTTTCTTGACTTGGCATCTGCTACCGAGGAGCAGTCTGACCAAAGTCAAACAACAGACGATAATTCAGAAATTGGGTCAATTGAAGAAAAAGGTTTCGTTGAAACACATGGGACTTTAGATATTTTAAGAAGTTGGGTTATAGATTCTATTACAAACGTTTTGAAACGCACAAAGCTCGATAACGAACAAAAGTTTCGTGTTCAAAAAGAAATATTGAAGTTTTTGTCTGTTCAGGGCTTGTTTTCTTCGTCACTTGGGACCGAAGTGACATCATTTGACTTGCAAGAGAAGTTTAGATGGCCAAAAGTTGCCACTTCAAGTTCTCTTTGTAGGATATGTATTGAACAGCTGCAGTTATTGTTGGCAAATGCCCAAAAAGGAGAGGGCCCACATGCTGTAACAAGTGGGCTTGAAGCGGATGATCTCGGTTCTTATTTTATGCGGTTTGTTAGTGTATTACACAATATTCCATCTGTATCTTTCTTTAGGTCATTAAATGATGAAGACGAAAAGGTGTTCAAAAACTTGCAAGCAATGGAAACTCATCTTTCCACTGAG GAAAGGAATTGTGGAATGAGTGCAAATGCTAACAGATTGCATTCTTTGAGGTACTTGCTCATTCAGTTGTTGCTACAACTTTTACTCAGACCAGGCGAATTCTCTGAAGCTGCATCTGAAATGATAATATGCTGCAAAAAGTTTTTCCCATCACCCGATCTTATTGATTTAGACGAAGAACCAGATAGTAGTGAAGCACCTGAATCGATGGATGTATTTGTGGATACGTTGCTCTCGTTGCTTCCACAGTCATCTGCTCCTATGCGTTCAGCCATTGAAATG GTTTTCAAGTACTACAGTGATGATGTTACAGATGATGGTCTACTGAGGATGTTGAAGGTTATAAAGAAAGATCTTAAACCAGCTAGACGTCAAGAAACagataatgatggtgatgatgacaCAGATGACGACGACGATGATGATCTTCTAGATATTGAAGAAGCAGAAGATGATGAGTCTGATGATGAAGCAGAAACTGGTGATAATACTGGTGATGATGATCTTCTAGAACATTCTGAAGACTCTGAGGGGGGTATTATTGGAAAAGAACCTCGTCATGAaaatttagatgatgatgatgattctgatGGTGGAATGGATGATGAAGCTATGTTTCGAATGGATTCGTATCTTGCGCAGATCTTTAAAGAAAAAAGAAACCAAGCGGGTGGCGAAACTGCTCATTCTCAGCTCCTCCTTTTTAAACTTCGTGTTCTTTCGTTGCTGGAAATATACCTTCATGAGAATCAAG GCAAACCGTTAGTCTTGAAAGTATTCTCAAATCTGGAGCAGGCGTTTGTGAATCCTAACACGACTGAGGGCAGTGAGCAGCTCGGTGAGCGTATTTGTAAAATCATCGAGCACGAGATACTGAAAGCAAAACAATACCCGAAAGGTGAATCGGTTCAACTATCGATCCTCGAGCCACTTTTGGAAAAGAACTTGAAATTAGCAGCAAAACCGTTCAAGAAAAAGAAAACAGCAATCACCCTATCCAAAAAGAAACAGTCTGCATCTTTTCAACGTTACCGAAAGATTGTTAATCTTGCTCAGAACTCAACATATTGGATCCTAAAGATTATTGATTCTAGAAGCTTCTCAGAAGCTGAATTAGAACGGGTATTTGATATTTTAAAAAACACTCTGGTTGGTTATTTTGACGGTAAAAACTCTCATTTGAAACCTCAATTCTTGAAAGAGATATTTAGGAGGTGGTCGTGGGTCCCTCAACGTTTTTTCGGGTTTCTTGTGGACAAGTGTAGCAGTGCAAAGTCGAAGTTTCGTCAAGTTGAAGCGTTAGATTTAGTTTTGGAAACGTTGAAGCCGTTTGTTTCGGTCAACACGGGTGGAAATAATAAAGCAGGAAAAAAGATGGTAAAGACTCATATTCCCGAATTGTGTGGTTTGATCAAGGAGCTGTTGACAAATATGCCTGAAAAGCAAGCGAAAAGGGCCGAAGTGCGAAAATTTTGTAGTAAAATCTTTAATATTATAAGCACTCTAAAATTATCCGCTTTGTTGCTTGATCGTTTGGAGAAAGATGTTCAATCGGTATGCGAAACTCAAATCGGTAAAGCATTTCTTGATTTGAAGCATCAAGATAATTAA